In Spirosoma pollinicola, the genomic window CAGGTGTGGCCAGTACAAAACCAATGAGTAGTGAAACAATCAGTTCGGCATTCAGAAAATAGGATGGTGGGTAAGCCATCATGGCTGTAGGCTGGCCTCCCAAACCGAGCATTTTTTGCAGGAAATGAATAGCTTCCGGCAAGGTTTCCGTTCGGAAAAATACCCAGCCAACCAGCACCGCCAAAATCGTATAGGCATGGGCAACAGGTGGCCATAATCGTTCTAGACGTTTGCCCAGACCGGCCCGTTCAATAAGCAGGAATAACCCATGATATAATCCCCATATAATGAAATTCCAGCTTGCCCCATGCCATAATCCCGTCACAAAGAATACAATCAACAGATTGCGATAGGTACGCATTTTGCTGGCCCTATTACCACCCAACGGAATATAGACATAATCCCGAAACCAGCTCGACAGCGAAATGTGCCACCTGCGCCAGAAATCCTGAATCGAACGGGCAACATAGGGGTAGTTGAAATTTTCCTTAAAATCAAATCCAACCATTTTTCCCAGACCAATAGCCATGTCGGAATAGCCGGAGAAATCGAAATAAATTTGGAGTGAATAGCCCACGATGCCCAGCCAGGCGGTTGCGGTTGGGTAAGTATCTGGAGGAGCGTTGAAGATGGTATCGGCCAGACTCGCGAAGGTATTGGCCAGCAGGACTTTTTTGGCTAGTCCCAGAATGAACCGTTCAGCCCCAATACCAAATTTTTCAATTGTTGTGGTTCTGTCGGCAAGTTCGGGCGCGATATCGGCGTATCGAACAATAGGCCCGGCAATCTGGTGCGGAAACATGGCCACGTAGGTCCCGTAATCTAAAAAACTGCGGTTGGCCTTAATGCGCCCCCAGTAAATATCGAGCGTGTAGGAAATGCCCTGAAATGTATAGAAGCTAATACCAATGGGCAGCGCAATGTGTGTGAGGGCCAAACCCGCTGGAACAGGTAGGGTAAAGGCTTTGGCAACACCCAAAACCGAATCGACAAAGAAGTTGGCATATTTGTAGTAGAAAAGTAACGACAAACTGCCAGCCAGCGATAGCCATAAACCAGCCCGACGACGCCCCTGCTCAATCAAACGGCCTGCAATGTAGTTTATAAGTGCAGACAGCAGCAGTACTAAAACAACCGGACCTTCTCCCCAGGCATAAAAACATAAACTAGCCGCAAACAAAAAAGCATTATGAAAACGCTTTGGGAGCAGATAGTAAATGAGCAAAAAGAAAGGTAAAAACAGAAATAAGAAGATTGCTGAACTAAACAGCATAGTATTTTAGGAAATGGGTGGGTACAAAAATACGTATTTTGTTGTATACAAAGTTTAGGAAACGCTACATTATGCAACATCCCTATCCTTCTTTTAGAAACCAACTATACTAAATATACACTATAGATGGATAAACAAAAATAATATAGGTTACTCTAAGATAGCTTTTCGTCAAGTAAAATGCTTTTGCCGCAAAAATATGTTTTTTTCGTATATCAGATTAAGAAATAGTCATATATGTAACCAAACGTTTAAATGAGTTATTCAAAAAGACTCTTGTTTCAGTATATTGTTCGGGGAGTCAATATGTACAGTTGTGTACTGGCAGTTGTCCTTATTGTACTTAGCTGCGCAACAGACTACCCGGCTCTGGTTGGTCCCAAAGCGGCCATAATCACAACTCCCGCATCGTCAACTGTCTGTCCATGTGCTACACTGCCGGTCAGCAGTACGAGTTCGCCTGTTTCGGTTACAGTGAGCCAGCCTGTTGCATTTGATACGCTGAAGGTTCCTCCCCCTCATTTTTTGCCAGATGGCGGGACGTTTTATATGAATACCCAGGTGCGGCTAACTGCCGACACATTGCCTGCTGGTGCTGTGATAGAGTACTCTGTAGATAACGGCGACAATTGGGTAACAGGCCAGCAATTTACCGTAACCTCGGGCGGTCCTATTCTAACCCGAATTCGTGCCGGGAATAAGTTATCCATTAATCGGTCTGCGCTGTTTGCTCTTTATTTTCAGCGAATGCTGATTATCGGGAACAGCATTATGAATCATGGGCCCGCTCCAGAACTCGGCTGGCTTAATAATAATGGCATGGCGGCCTCAGCGCCCGAAAAAGATTTCGTTCACTTACTTACCGGGCGATTAAAGGCGCTAAATCCATCTATGACCGTTACCCTCCAGTCGGGTGGTGACTTTGAGCGTCAATTTGGAACCGAAACCTACAGCCTGGATGAATTTAAAGAAACACTGCAACAACTCAAACCCGATTTAATTCTAGTCAGGATTGGTGAAAATATTGATCAGCAACAGGTCGCCAAGCGCGATTTTGAGAAGCAGTTTCGGCAGTTAGTGGATTATCTGGCTAACAATGGTCAGCCGGTGAGGCTCGTTTTTACAACCAGCGTTTGGGATCGACCGCAGTCTGACGCTATCGTTCGAAAAGTGGCAATCGAAAAAGGGCATGCCCTGGTTGACCTAAAATGTATGGTAGGGCAGGGCCAGTACTTTGCCAGCCAGTATGCTAACTCCGGCGTTGCGGCTCACCCAAACGATACAGGCATGCAGCGCATTGCCGATTTGATCTGGGCTAAAATTCAATAACGTATATTTTTGCCTTTTTATAGTTCGTACTTAGTAAGCATATAAACTACTAAAGTACTGTAATAGGCGATAACTGCAAATTGGCACAGTTTTGGTTAGGCCATGATAAGGATAAGATGGCCTACAGAAGTGAATAAAATTTCATACTACACTATACTCAACAACCTATCAAGACTATTTGCCCTTGCAGGCCTCTTGATAAGCTTTCAACCGGATAGTTACGCGCAAACAACGTCGCCTGATTGTGTAACAGGCTGCGTCCAGATAACTGTAACCCGTATCTCTGGCTACATAAAGACACCAACACCTTCCGTGACCGAACCAGTTGGTGGTTCTCCGGCAGCGCCATCAGTTCCTGAGCCAACGCCTACACCGCAGTCGTTGGCCGCACCCGTGTTCACGCCACAAAGTGGGGCTGTTGCATTTGGATCGACGATAACGCTTTCTGCATCAGCCTTACCCGATGGGGCTGTAGTAGAGTATTCCACTGACAACGGCACCACATGGGTGGCAGGTAATCAAATTATTGTTAATAATAAAATTGATTTGATAGGTCGAGTTCGCCTGGGTGACAAGACAACCGCTACTGGAAAAGTGAGTTTCATTCCTTATTTCCAGCGAATGCTGGTCATTGGCAATAGTATTATGAATCATGGCCCTGCTCCCGATTTGGGCTGGTTTAATAATAATGGCATGGCGGCCTCGGCTCCCGAAAAAGATTTTGTCCATTTATTGACGGGGCAACTGCAAACCTTATACGCTGGGGTTGCGGTTAAACTACAGTCGAGCGGAAGTCTGGAGCGTCAATACGGTATGTCAAATTATAGTATTGATGAGTTTAATGAACCTGTACAACAGTTCAAGCCCGATTTAATTCTGGTTCGGATGGGCGAGAACGTGGACGATAGCCAGGTACAGGCCCGTAACTTTGAAACTAGTTTTCGTGCGTTTCTGGAGCGGCTGGTTT contains:
- a CDS encoding MBOAT family O-acyltransferase, encoding MLFSSAIFLFLFLPFFLLIYYLLPKRFHNAFLFAASLCFYAWGEGPVVLVLLLSALINYIAGRLIEQGRRRAGLWLSLAGSLSLLFYYKYANFFVDSVLGVAKAFTLPVPAGLALTHIALPIGISFYTFQGISYTLDIYWGRIKANRSFLDYGTYVAMFPHQIAGPIVRYADIAPELADRTTTIEKFGIGAERFILGLAKKVLLANTFASLADTIFNAPPDTYPTATAWLGIVGYSLQIYFDFSGYSDMAIGLGKMVGFDFKENFNYPYVARSIQDFWRRWHISLSSWFRDYVYIPLGGNRASKMRTYRNLLIVFFVTGLWHGASWNFIIWGLYHGLFLLIERAGLGKRLERLWPPVAHAYTILAVLVGWVFFRTETLPEAIHFLQKMLGLGGQPTAMMAYPPSYFLNAELIVSLLIGFVLATPVYPYFQRGWERLVARLVSIHILLNSIYVVGLFGLFVLAVMYLAADTYNPFIYFRF
- a CDS encoding SGNH/GDSL hydrolase family protein, with translation MSYSKRLLFQYIVRGVNMYSCVLAVVLIVLSCATDYPALVGPKAAIITTPASSTVCPCATLPVSSTSSPVSVTVSQPVAFDTLKVPPPHFLPDGGTFYMNTQVRLTADTLPAGAVIEYSVDNGDNWVTGQQFTVTSGGPILTRIRAGNKLSINRSALFALYFQRMLIIGNSIMNHGPAPELGWLNNNGMAASAPEKDFVHLLTGRLKALNPSMTVTLQSGGDFERQFGTETYSLDEFKETLQQLKPDLILVRIGENIDQQQVAKRDFEKQFRQLVDYLANNGQPVRLVFTTSVWDRPQSDAIVRKVAIEKGHALVDLKCMVGQGQYFASQYANSGVAAHPNDTGMQRIADLIWAKIQ
- a CDS encoding SGNH/GDSL hydrolase family protein, encoding MTEPVGGSPAAPSVPEPTPTPQSLAAPVFTPQSGAVAFGSTITLSASALPDGAVVEYSTDNGTTWVAGNQIIVNNKIDLIGRVRLGDKTTATGKVSFIPYFQRMLVIGNSIMNHGPAPDLGWFNNNGMAASAPEKDFVHLLTGQLQTLYAGVAVKLQSSGSLERQYGMSNYSIDEFNEPVQQFKPDLILVRMGENVDDSQVQARNFETSFRAFLERLVLLSGSQPVKIVCTTSVWSNPQADAVIRKVANEKGYTLVDLSSMVGQGQYFASQYANGAVAAHPNDAGMQRIDELIWEKLK